The region GCCTGTGGATGGGCGAGTTTGCATGGTAATACTGGCCGACAGAAATTTTAAGCGCCATGATTCTGACCTCCTTGTGTGAGGTCGCTGACCTGTGCGGCACCAGGGGTGGTCATCACCACATCCAACAGCGAATCTGCCAGCTCAGATAGGGTCAAAGGTTCCCCCAGGTTGATTCCCGTAGCTCGTGACAGACGTTGTGCCCACGCAAGTGCATGAGGAATGCCCAGTCCAAGCTTCTGGAATTCTGCCTCTGAGAAATGAGTAAATGTTTGTTGCGGTGAGCCAGAAAAAATCAGGTCACCCTCATGGAGCACGATAATCTGGTCAGTTTCTGCCGCATCCTCCATCGAGTGTGTCAATTCAATAACAGTGCAGCCATCCTTAAGAACAGCGTTAATAATTTTTCTGAGCTTAGAGCGATAGTAGGGATCAAGTCCGTTGGTAGGCTCATCGAGTACAAGCACCTGTGGCTGCATGGCAATAACGCCCGCAAGTGCGCAAAGTCTTTGCTGACCACCAGAAAGCTCAAAAGGGGATGCGTCTGCCTTGCGGGAAAGTCCGACAAGTTCCAGAGCAGCATTCACAGCGCTTGTTACATCGCAGGCAGAAAAGCCCAGGTTAGTGGGGCCAAACGCAACGTCTTCGGCGACCGTTTGCGCGAAAAGCTGGCGTTCTGGTCGCTGCATGACGTAACCAACAATGCCGTGGAGTTTTCTGCGATTTTGCTTCTGTCGAGTATCCAAACCAGTTACGCAAAGGCTGCCGGTGTCAGGTGTATCAAGTGCGCAAATCAAACGCGCCAGGGTAGACTTGCCGGAACCAGTGGAGCCGATAACAGCAACATGCGAGCCTTTTTGCACGTCAACCGAGATGTTTTTGAGCACAGGTTTCTGGTACGAGAACGTCACGTTCCGCACGGAAACCGCCGCTGGCTCGGATGCGCTATCAGTCGCAGTGATGCCGTTGTTCGTGTTGCAACCTGCAGCCGCGCCGTTGCAGTTCTCAGCCATATCTCCGCCCTGCGTCGCCGTGGCGAGA is a window of Lancefieldella parvula DSM 20469 DNA encoding:
- a CDS encoding ABC transporter ATP-binding protein; translated protein: MSNLLDNSPDTHTSESAAQVQDLPVAATLSDVTFVHAKGVVALDHVSFSIPAGKRTCIVGANGSGKSTVASILSGLTAPDEGTVTFLGTTVVNDGQVDFESYKTIRPQLGLVFQNPEDQIICSVVADDIAFGLENLQVPSGHITQLVEEQIKLGSLTKFSSENPQKLSGGQQQRVAISGTLVMKPQILILDEPSAALDVVHRNNVMGLVKKLRAAGKTIVHITHFMDEVVSADHVIALDDGRIAFEGTPEALFDQHELVECLHLEEPFAYQVAHALNNRGVVVCKSPSAERVLNELTGLLATATQGGDMAENCNGAAAGCNTNNGITATDSASEPAAVSVRNVTFSYQKPVLKNISVDVQKGSHVAVIGSTGSGKSTLARLICALDTPDTGSLCVTGLDTRQKQNRRKLHGIVGYVMQRPERQLFAQTVAEDVAFGPTNLGFSACDVTSAVNAALELVGLSRKADASPFELSGGQQRLCALAGVIAMQPQVLVLDEPTNGLDPYYRSKLRKIINAVLKDGCTVIELTHSMEDAAETDQIIVLHEGDLIFSGSPQQTFTHFSEAEFQKLGLGIPHALAWAQRLSRATGINLGEPLTLSELADSLLDVVMTTPGAAQVSDLTQGGQNHGA